The following are encoded together in the Bradyrhizobium sp. CCGUVB1N3 genome:
- a CDS encoding Rieske 2Fe-2S domain-containing protein: protein MDAPSEEFALAGSLEELKLKGRLVVRGGHRPILVIYDRGRVFALDNRCPHMGFPLERGSVEDGILTCHWHHARFDLESGSTFDLWADDVPVCPVEVRNGDVWVKTTFTHPDLAAHWHQRLADGLAHDLGLVIAKAVYGQLAAGVPQTEIVRQVALFGAQNRDGWGTGLTILTALANLLPVLPEEKAYLALFHGARHVAADCDDEAPRRERAPLGSRPDPATLKSWLRRWTSVRHREAAERTLLTAIATGFSPTEVADALFAAATERAFADTGHSLDFINKALECLDLVGWQHAAALLPTVVGQMVAARGAEESTAWRQPIDLVALCETSTGELADLFAAGRGSRDWSGQAALAQELLGDDPAGIVDALKEAIRAGAAPADLGQSLAYAAALRVARFGDVNEHADWETAHHVFTYANAVHQMLTRIGTANIDTHVTAVRGVLYGAVALYLARYLNVPPARIPGDGGEQLDDLPADPETIGAALLDAFDRQRQIDLAARLVARHLTLGHSPQALIATLAHAVLREDAGFHAYQMLEAGVRQFGAWSDTDEGRHILVAVARYLAAHFPTERASLQTADIAHRLMRGGELHQEAGSS from the coding sequence ATGGACGCGCCCAGCGAGGAATTTGCGCTGGCAGGAAGCCTTGAGGAGCTCAAGCTCAAGGGGCGGCTCGTTGTGCGCGGTGGCCACCGTCCGATCCTCGTCATCTATGACCGCGGCCGCGTTTTCGCCCTCGACAATCGGTGCCCGCACATGGGCTTCCCGCTCGAGCGCGGCAGCGTCGAGGACGGCATCTTGACCTGTCACTGGCACCACGCTCGCTTCGATCTCGAAAGCGGCAGCACCTTCGACCTCTGGGCGGACGACGTGCCGGTCTGCCCGGTCGAGGTGCGCAATGGTGACGTCTGGGTGAAGACCACGTTCACGCATCCCGATCTTGCCGCGCACTGGCATCAGCGGCTTGCGGACGGGCTCGCCCACGATCTCGGCCTCGTCATTGCCAAGGCCGTGTATGGTCAGCTCGCGGCCGGCGTACCGCAGACCGAAATCGTCCGGCAGGTGGCGCTGTTTGGGGCGCAGAATCGCGACGGCTGGGGCACAGGTCTTACGATCCTTACGGCACTCGCCAATCTCCTGCCTGTGCTGCCGGAGGAGAAGGCCTATCTCGCCCTCTTCCACGGTGCGCGCCACGTGGCGGCGGACTGCGACGACGAGGCGCCGCGGCGGGAACGCGCGCCGCTTGGAAGCCGGCCAGATCCGGCCACACTCAAAAGCTGGCTGCGCCGTTGGACAAGCGTGCGCCATCGCGAGGCGGCCGAGCGCACCCTACTCACGGCGATCGCGACCGGCTTCTCCCCGACTGAGGTCGCCGATGCCCTATTCGCCGCCGCGACCGAGCGGGCGTTCGCCGACACCGGGCACTCGCTCGACTTCATCAACAAGGCGCTCGAGTGCCTCGACCTGGTCGGCTGGCAACACGCGGCGGCTCTGCTGCCGACTGTCGTCGGTCAGATGGTCGCGGCCCGTGGCGCCGAGGAATCGACTGCCTGGCGCCAGCCCATTGACCTTGTTGCGTTGTGTGAGACATCTACCGGCGAACTCGCGGACCTGTTCGCTGCGGGACGCGGCTCGCGTGACTGGTCGGGCCAGGCTGCACTTGCACAAGAGCTGCTCGGTGACGATCCGGCTGGGATCGTTGACGCGCTCAAGGAGGCGATCCGCGCCGGTGCCGCTCCTGCTGACCTTGGCCAATCCCTCGCGTACGCGGCAGCGCTCAGAGTGGCGCGCTTCGGCGATGTCAACGAGCACGCCGACTGGGAGACGGCGCATCACGTCTTCACCTACGCCAACGCAGTCCACCAGATGCTAACGCGCATCGGGACTGCCAACATCGACACTCACGTCACGGCTGTTCGCGGCGTATTGTATGGAGCGGTGGCGCTCTACCTTGCTCGCTATCTCAATGTGCCACCGGCGCGCATCCCGGGCGACGGCGGCGAGCAGCTCGATGATCTGCCTGCGGATCCAGAGACGATCGGCGCCGCCTTGCTCGACGCCTTCGACCGGCAGAGACAGATCGATCTCGCCGCACGCCTGGTGGCCCGGCACCTTACCCTCGGCCACTCGCCGCAGGCGCTGATTGCCACGCTCGCGCATGCGGTGCTGCGAGAAGATGCAGGCTTCCATGCGTACCAGATGCTCGAGGCGGGAGTCCGGCAGTTCGGCGCGTGGAGCGACACGGACGAGGGCCGGCACATTCTCGTCGCGGTCGCTCGCTATCTGGCGGCCCATTTCCCGACCGAACGCGCGTCGCTGCAGACAGCCGATATCGCCCACCGCTTGATGCGGGGTGGCGAGCTGCATCAAGAGGCGGGATCGTCCTGA
- a CDS encoding IS3 family transposase (programmed frameshift), with product MTKRSRRTHSPAFKAKVALAAVKGEKTLAELAQLFDVHPNQITTWKTQLLEGAAGVFGQDNGPAEAPVDLKALHAKIGELALENGFFVRRAHQGGPAERKAMIDRDHDLSVVRQAKVLNLARSTVYYEPRPVSAEDLVLMRRLDELHLDYPFAGARMLRSLLQREGMQIGRRHVATLMKRMGIEAIYRRPNTSKPAPGHKIYPYLLRGLKIERPNQVWAMDISYIPMRRGFVYLAAVVDVFSRRVLVHRVSITMETIFCVEALQEALAKHGRPEIFNTDQGSQFTSLDFTGVLLDANIAISMDGKGAWRDNVFVERLWRTVKYEEVYLRAYDSVLEARASISKYLAFYNRGRPHSSLDERTPDEAYFGAQTMVTAA from the exons ATGACGAAGAGGAGTCGCCGGACGCATTCTCCGGCATTCAAGGCAAAGGTGGCTTTGGCGGCCGTGAAGGGGGAGAAGACGTTGGCCGAGCTGGCGCAATTGTTTGATGTCCATCCGAACCAGATCACGACCTGGAAGACCCAACTCCTGGAAGGCGCCGCCGGAGTGTTTGGGCAGGACAACGGACCGGCCGAGGCGCCGGTCGATTTGAAGGCGTTACATGCCAAGATCGGCGAGCTTGCGTTGGAGAACG GATTTTTTGTCCGGCGCGCTCACCAAGGCGGGCCTGCTGAGCGCAAAGCGATGATCGACCGCGACCATGATCTGTCTGTCGTGCGCCAGGCGAAGGTCCTGAACCTTGCCCGCAGTACGGTTTACTATGAACCTCGGCCGGTTTCGGCCGAGGACCTTGTCTTGATGCGCCGGCTCGATGAGCTGCACCTCGATTATCCCTTCGCAGGGGCGCGCATGCTGCGATCGCTGTTGCAGCGTGAGGGCATGCAGATTGGCCGCCGCCACGTCGCGACGCTGATGAAGCGCATGGGGATCGAGGCGATCTATCGCCGTCCGAACACGAGCAAGCCCGCACCGGGCCACAAGATCTACCCGTACCTATTGCGCGGATTGAAGATCGAGCGGCCGAACCAGGTCTGGGCAATGGACATCAGCTACATTCCGATGCGACGTGGATTCGTCTACCTCGCGGCGGTCGTCGATGTGTTCAGCCGACGGGTGTTGGTCCATCGCGTATCGATCACGATGGAGACGATATTCTGCGTCGAAGCGCTCCAGGAGGCGTTGGCGAAGCACGGCAGGCCCGAGATCTTCAACACGGATCAGGGTAGCCAGTTCACCAGCCTCGACTTCACCGGCGTGCTGCTGGACGCGAACATCGCCATCAGCATGGACGGCAAGGGTGCCTGGCGCGACAACGTGTTCGTCGAGCGGCTGTGGCGCACTGTCAAATACGAGGAAGTCTATCTGCGTGCTTACGACAGCGTGCTCGAGGCGCGAGCATCGATTTCCAAATATCTGGCGTTCTACAACCGAGGACGTCCTCACTCGAGCCTTGACGAACGCACGCCCGACGAGGCTTACTTCGGCGCGCAAACGATGGTGACGGCCGCATGA
- a CDS encoding phenylacetate--CoA ligase family protein: MIVANDFAAALVGLTPSRRHSKIVKPRLQHNPAGIHLIFAGRCPNNRGQLSELIGQRLLGKYSVATTSGSTGTPGIFLLDTHNWTVTLASSLRMIMGWLSASDMFRLLVRGGRAASVLAMGGHYIGATSFAAIRTKRSARRLRALPAQAPLHNLVAELNQYRPALLIGYASVMALLAAEQDAGRLHIQPVLVLPISEGLSQDGYDRIARAFHAKVRTVYVATECLFMAVGCEHGWYHVNSDWVILEPVDASYRPVPPGEESHTVLVSNLANRVQPIIRYDLGDRILQRPDPCPCGNPLPAIRVRGRTADILTFQTERGEKVAVPSLALEIDHVPGVELFQIVQTAPTQLRVRLYLAADADPKRVWRAVHSELTKLLNEHELGHVSVELAAEPPIPSSAGKYRTVVPLLGAGGRSVSVALR; the protein is encoded by the coding sequence ATGATCGTCGCCAACGATTTTGCTGCGGCTCTGGTCGGGCTTACGCCCTCCCGACGCCACAGCAAAATCGTAAAGCCCCGCCTTCAGCATAACCCGGCAGGAATCCACTTAATTTTCGCGGGGCGCTGTCCAAACAACCGGGGCCAGCTCTCTGAGCTGATCGGGCAACGCCTCCTTGGCAAGTATTCCGTGGCAACCACTTCGGGCAGCACCGGGACACCTGGAATATTTCTGTTGGACACACACAATTGGACGGTCACTCTCGCTTCTTCGCTGCGCATGATCATGGGCTGGCTGAGCGCCAGCGACATGTTTCGTCTCCTCGTCCGCGGCGGCCGCGCGGCGTCGGTGCTGGCCATGGGCGGCCATTACATCGGCGCAACCAGCTTTGCTGCAATCCGCACAAAACGGTCGGCCCGACGATTACGGGCGCTTCCGGCGCAGGCGCCGTTGCACAATCTGGTCGCCGAACTCAATCAGTACCGCCCGGCTCTGCTCATCGGATATGCCAGCGTCATGGCACTATTGGCCGCGGAGCAGGATGCTGGTCGCCTGCATATTCAGCCGGTGCTGGTTCTTCCGATTTCGGAAGGGCTTTCGCAGGACGGATACGACCGGATCGCGAGGGCATTCCACGCCAAGGTCCGGACCGTTTACGTCGCGACGGAATGCCTGTTCATGGCCGTCGGCTGTGAACACGGTTGGTATCACGTCAACAGCGATTGGGTGATTCTCGAACCCGTCGATGCCAGCTATCGGCCGGTTCCGCCCGGCGAGGAGTCGCATACGGTCCTCGTGAGCAACCTCGCCAATCGCGTGCAGCCGATCATCCGCTACGATCTAGGCGACCGCATCTTGCAACGACCTGATCCGTGTCCTTGCGGCAACCCGCTTCCAGCGATCCGCGTGCGGGGCCGCACTGCCGACATCCTCACCTTTCAAACCGAACGCGGAGAGAAAGTCGCAGTGCCATCGCTCGCGCTTGAGATCGATCACGTACCCGGTGTGGAGTTGTTTCAGATCGTGCAGACTGCGCCAACACAATTGCGCGTTCGCCTATATCTCGCGGCCGACGCTGACCCAAAACGGGTTTGGCGAGCGGTGCATTCCGAATTGACCAAGCTGTTGAATGAGCATGAGCTTGGTCACGTGTCTGTTGAGTTGGCCGCCGAACCGCCCATTCCATCTTCCGCCGGAAAGTACCGCACTGTAGTCCCACTGCTTGGCGCTGGTGGACGATCGGTTTCGGTCGCCTTAAGGTGA
- a CDS encoding S41 family peptidase: MKAAIDPSPSRRQVLRLTAMVTACAVVTKVPNAEEALKGEGGNSYVPADGVATFESVWQTVRERFYDPRHNGLDWPAVRERYLLDVQRATSQDSLARVINTMLSELHASHTRFYTPDEPEYYQLADIFAGALQRRGLQRAFPDGHISYPGIGILSRLEATGRNVITGVIDGTPAQEAGLRAGDETIAVNGTAFEPIGSFRGKVGKSVVLEVHRGASVLQVPVIPIDLKPTKMFLRGLESSARIIESNGRRIGYVHVWCYAGSIYQRALESLLSQGVLRDADALIWDLRDGWGGAQPQYLDLFNARVPTMQVTDRNGRSELVNVKWRKPVAMLINGGTRSGKEVLAYGFKKYRLGELIGTRTEGAVLAATAFLIGSGLLLLAVEDVRVDGERLESVGVTPTIEVLADVASAGSDDPQLSRAVALLSGT; this comes from the coding sequence ATGAAAGCGGCTATCGATCCATCGCCTTCGCGTCGCCAAGTGTTGCGGCTGACAGCCATGGTGACGGCATGTGCCGTGGTTACGAAGGTCCCGAACGCCGAGGAGGCTCTCAAGGGAGAGGGCGGCAACTCCTACGTTCCTGCTGATGGCGTCGCGACCTTCGAGAGCGTTTGGCAGACCGTGCGTGAGCGCTTTTACGATCCGCGCCACAACGGACTGGACTGGCCGGCGGTACGAGAGAGATATCTTCTAGACGTTCAGCGGGCAACTTCCCAGGACTCTCTGGCGCGCGTCATCAATACCATGCTGTCTGAGCTGCACGCTTCGCACACGCGTTTCTACACGCCCGATGAGCCCGAATATTATCAGCTTGCAGACATCTTTGCCGGCGCACTGCAGCGCCGGGGACTGCAGCGTGCGTTTCCAGACGGCCACATTTCGTATCCCGGCATCGGTATCCTTTCACGTCTCGAGGCGACGGGTCGCAACGTGATCACGGGCGTCATCGACGGAACGCCCGCTCAGGAGGCGGGCCTCCGTGCCGGCGACGAAACCATTGCCGTTAACGGAACCGCATTTGAGCCGATCGGGTCATTCCGTGGGAAGGTGGGCAAATCGGTTGTCTTGGAGGTGCATCGGGGCGCCTCGGTGCTGCAAGTCCCGGTCATACCCATCGATCTCAAGCCCACGAAAATGTTCCTTCGTGGGTTGGAATCCAGTGCGCGCATCATTGAGTCCAACGGACGACGTATCGGCTATGTCCATGTTTGGTGCTATGCCGGCTCCATCTATCAACGCGCTCTTGAATCCCTGCTGTCTCAAGGGGTGCTCAGAGACGCGGACGCGCTGATCTGGGATTTGCGGGATGGCTGGGGCGGCGCGCAACCCCAATATCTCGATCTCTTCAATGCCCGCGTGCCCACAATGCAGGTCACCGACCGAAACGGCAGGAGCGAACTCGTCAATGTGAAATGGCGCAAGCCCGTTGCGATGCTCATCAACGGCGGTACGCGCAGCGGCAAGGAGGTCCTGGCCTATGGCTTCAAAAAGTATCGGCTGGGCGAGCTCATAGGCACCCGGACAGAGGGTGCGGTCCTGGCCGCCACCGCATTCCTCATCGGAAGCGGCTTGCTGCTGCTCGCCGTCGAAGATGTCCGGGTCGATGGCGAGCGCCTGGAGAGCGTGGGCGTGACGCCGACGATCGAGGTCCTGGCAGATGTGGCCTCCGCCGGGTCAGACGACCCTCAACTGAGCCGTGCTGTTGCGCTCCTGTCCGGAACCTAA
- a CDS encoding DUF2934 domain-containing protein, with product MLFTFELWEQAGKPEGREDEFWHQAQRELQDAEGREDLNKGADMRLRVPLGGLTQARRLTASELISP from the coding sequence TTGCTGTTCACGTTCGAACTATGGGAGCAGGCGGGCAAACCCGAAGGACGCGAAGATGAGTTCTGGCACCAAGCGCAGAGGGAATTGCAGGACGCGGAAGGGCGTGAGGACTTAAACAAAGGTGCCGACATGCGACTCCGCGTCCCCCTCGGTGGCCTGACCCAAGCGAGGCGACTGACAGCGTCCGAGCTGATATCACCTTAA
- a CDS encoding amidase has protein sequence MSPKLPTIDQILNIAEFYGMHLNEEDAVSFRGLMAGSMASYARLDELAEPKLPVNYPRAPGYRPSLEENKYNAWYWKTDIKGSGEGPLAGKSVAIKDNICVAGVPMMNGSRVLEGYVPEVDATVVTRILDAGGTIAGKAACEDLCFSAGSHTCATGPIRNPHNLEHSTGGSSGGSAALVAAKEVDMALGGDQGGSIRTPSCWCGAYGLKPTWGLVPMTGGMPISYSVDHCGPICGSTEDVARLLAVIAGPDGYDPRTVVAKVQDYVGALSRGVKGMKIALMKEGFGHPTSDRITDEKVRGAIAEFSALGATVDEVSVPMHYDGPHIWTGVILEGAAEMMIKGYAMGNNWSGYYTTSLQEAFARGWQSRPDDVSETVKLVLILGEYMHRRYHNRYHAKAQNLRVLLRKAYDDVLDAYDLIAMPTIPFPATKIPPADCSREHYVDAALNMQQNTCPFDVSGHPAFTVPCGRVGGLPIGMMLVGHHFDEATLISAGQAFEQIGDWQSR, from the coding sequence ATGTCACCGAAGCTGCCAACCATCGACCAAATCCTCAACATCGCCGAATTCTACGGCATGCACCTCAATGAGGAGGACGCCGTATCTTTTCGCGGCCTGATGGCGGGATCAATGGCCTCTTACGCGCGCCTTGACGAGCTCGCAGAGCCGAAGCTCCCCGTCAACTACCCGCGCGCGCCTGGCTATCGTCCGAGCCTCGAGGAGAATAAATACAACGCGTGGTATTGGAAGACGGACATCAAGGGCAGCGGTGAGGGCCCGCTCGCGGGCAAATCGGTGGCGATCAAGGACAATATCTGTGTCGCGGGCGTGCCGATGATGAACGGCTCACGCGTTCTCGAGGGCTATGTGCCCGAAGTCGACGCTACTGTCGTGACCCGCATCCTCGACGCCGGCGGTACAATCGCCGGCAAAGCCGCCTGCGAAGATCTTTGCTTCTCGGCCGGCAGTCACACTTGTGCCACGGGCCCCATCCGAAACCCGCACAATCTGGAGCACAGCACCGGCGGATCATCGGGCGGCAGCGCCGCGCTGGTGGCTGCGAAGGAGGTGGATATGGCCCTCGGCGGCGACCAGGGCGGGTCCATCCGCACGCCGTCATGCTGGTGCGGCGCATATGGTTTGAAGCCAACTTGGGGACTGGTGCCAATGACCGGCGGCATGCCCATTTCCTATTCGGTCGACCACTGCGGGCCGATCTGCGGCTCAACCGAGGACGTCGCCCGGCTGCTCGCCGTCATCGCCGGCCCGGACGGCTACGATCCCCGCACGGTCGTCGCGAAGGTGCAGGACTACGTGGGCGCGCTCTCAAGGGGCGTCAAAGGAATGAAAATCGCGCTGATGAAGGAGGGTTTTGGCCACCCGACCAGCGATCGGATTACCGACGAAAAAGTCCGTGGGGCCATCGCCGAATTCAGCGCCTTGGGCGCAACCGTCGACGAGGTCTCCGTGCCGATGCATTACGACGGGCCGCACATCTGGACCGGCGTGATTCTCGAAGGCGCAGCCGAGATGATGATCAAAGGCTACGCCATGGGCAACAACTGGTCCGGCTACTACACCACCTCGTTGCAGGAGGCCTTTGCCCGCGGCTGGCAGTCGCGGCCGGACGACGTGTCTGAGACGGTGAAGCTTGTATTGATCCTCGGGGAGTACATGCACCGGCGCTACCACAACCGCTATCACGCGAAGGCGCAAAATCTGCGGGTGCTCCTGCGCAAGGCTTACGACGACGTCCTCGACGCTTACGACCTCATCGCCATGCCGACGATACCGTTCCCCGCCACGAAGATTCCGCCGGCCGACTGCTCGCGCGAGCACTACGTCGACGCCGCCCTCAACATGCAGCAGAACACGTGTCCCTTCGACGTGAGCGGCCATCCCGCCTTCACGGTTCCGTGCGGCAGGGTGGGCGGGCTGCCTATCGGCATGATGCTGGTCGGCCACCACTTTGACGAAGCGACGCTGATCAGCGCGGGCCAGGCATTCGAGCAGATCGGGGACTGGCAGAGCCGCTGA